Part of the Vigna angularis cultivar LongXiaoDou No.4 chromosome 1, ASM1680809v1, whole genome shotgun sequence genome, ATTGTCTTCTTTCCATATTCACGTGAGGGTACCTTTTTCATGTCCACCCTAATGTATATACGGTCGTCCAATTTACTCGCCACAACCTGCCACTTTTGAAAGATCTCGGTTGCATTCTCTTCCAATGTTCTTTCAACGTTGAATACTGTCACAGTTGATGGAACTGGAACTAGTTTTATCTTCCAAGCCACGATGactccaaagcttgctccaccACCTCCTCTAATTGCCCAAAACAAATCTTCACCCATGGCCTGTCTGTCAAGTAGATTACCATTCACATCTACTATTTGAGCATCTACGATATTATCTGCGGCAAGACCGTACTTACGCATCAAGAATCCATAGCCACCTCCACTGATGTGGCCACCAGTGCCCACACTATAGCACACACCAGCTGGAAACCCAAGTGTTTTGCTTTTCTCGTAAATCCTGTAGTAGAGTTCTCCCAGGTGTGCTCCAGTTTGAACCCACGCAGTTTGATTTTCTGCGTCAACTGTGACTTCTCGAAGGTTTATGAGGTCAATGATGACAAAGGGAACCTCGGCAACGTACGAGAGACCCTCGTAATCATGACCTCCACTTCGGGTTCGAATTTGCAGGCCATGACGTTGGGAGCACATTATGGTGGCCTGAATATGAGAAACGTTCACTGGCGTAACAATGACTTGAGGTTTTGAGACTATGTTTAAGAACCTAAGATTTTGAATGGTAACATTTAGGACAGAGGAGTATGAAGAGTTTGTTTGGGTGTAAAGAACATTGGAGATTGAGTTGGTGATATGGGGATAGTTGTAAAAACATTGAACAAACTTTTCAGGAGTATCAAGTGAAGGAggttcaaatgaaaataaaagagcaATGGCAGTAGCGAAGGTGAAATAGGAGCTCAGATGCTTCATTTCTGTGGATGTTGCTGACATGAGAAGTGCAAAGTCTCTAATTTATAATAGTCTGGAGTTTGATGTTAACATCCACTGTTTCGCTTTCTCTTAGCATAAAAACGCAATAGAAATAAAAGAACAATAGCAGTGAAGAAGGTGAAGGTTAAATAGGTTCGTTGTTGATATAAGAAGTGCAATAAGGGGAAAGTAAATTGTATAACGTTAACATCCATAAGTGTGGATACTAGATTTAACTACCAATGCATGCACCAAAATAAcacacatttatatttattttattagacacataaatagtcataaaaaaatatttttttattttaaaaaaaatataaaatataaagaaaaatagggTTAAGTAAATGCAAaggatttatatattttaaaatatcatttctatattattttaatcaatgttGACTAATGTTAACAAAAGTGAGAAAGATTATTTTGTCGGCCTTatatataaagagtaaaaaacatGGTTAAGTCACAACCTAACTCAAAACTAgctaaagaaatatttttttgggTACTGATACTTTtgacaacaaaaaaataaaattatatttatttaatattataacaataatattttaattatatttatattagttttttaatttaaaagtgtactatatattattatattattaaaagagagtgttgaatatttttaaagatagtctcaaacaaagtattttttttctaaggAGTGGTGGTATTTGACTCCACAtaagacaaaattatatttatttgataccgaaaagtaataatatttaattatctgtatattatttttaatttaaaagtgtatcatatattattataaaaaaacgtGCGAAATGCATGTATATTTTGTAGACcatattaaagaagaaaaataatactttatcgTACGACAATATTTTACCTTcttgacattattttttttatttttaataaatattaaagtatactctttttataattattttattcgtataatatatatcaaatcaatataaatataaatatgtgttTCTTTGCCTCATAAAATAGTTTCCTGCGTTGTAATTAGCTGTCGACTATTAGCTGTCGACTCGTACGATGCAGCTTTTTACTGAACAAAAGTTACTTTCAACGTACAAGGAATTCAACCAGCGATATTCAATGCTTATTAtttctatctatctatatatatatatatatataatatgacaGTTTgataacaattattttacaacattttataaattatctaTGTGTCATTATTAGTGTatgttgtttataattattattgattgtgaaataattttagatCAATTACAGAATAACacgtaaataatgttaaaatgttgtcaaaaaaatattatcaaaaatatcattatctctgcactattcacaattttataataacctCCTTTTCCATACAGTATTCACAATTTTATAGTAACCTCCTTTTCCATTTACAGATGCTACATTCATGAATTCTTTcttaataatatgaattttataaattaacggttatcatcaaatcataatcatgaaaaagattttaaagataattttatcaataatgttaaatgagttaaaattaaacaaGTATCAAATTTTCAAGTTCTATCAAATGTAAAATACTATAATCacttcataaatatttttaaaattataaacaaattgttggaaaaaaaatttTAGTGATGTAGAATTTAATAGATTTCTCCAATAAGAAATTAACACTATTAAATTAAATCACtgtaaaacaatattaaactattttttgtcTCAACTTTTAAACATTTAAGTATACTAAGATAATATTcgagatatttttttattttagaatatggatatttaacctaattttatttttataaaatatattaaaaatttagagaaaaaaatatatttaaattattcttaaccAACTAGTAAACATTATTAGAGTATTGATGTATGGAAAAGTAGCATAAATTTCACTACAGGAAATGCGCACATTACTGTCGGTCTTTTTTCGACGGCCTTAGAGCCCTCGGTAATGATGTGGTGATTTTAATTACCGACGGGTATTGGGCTTTGGTAATTTGCTCGATgattaaaaccaaaaaattGGGATTCCCTCTCTCAGATTGATTTGGTCGACTAATAAACCTAGCTCCGTCGTCTCTGTTGTGATTCCTCCCAACCTTGGTCTCGTGGGTGTTTGAAGTCGTTGGTGCAGCATTGGTTCTTCGTGGTGAATGTTCAAGTTCTTCTTTCGGTGGTGGTCGCCAGGTGGTTGAGCACGCCCGATTTGGTCGACCTGAGAATAACTTTTTTCGTCGCCCTCTCTATTGCGAATCCTCCCTCCTTTGTCTCGTGGGTATTTGAAGTCTTGCTGCAGTATTGGTTCTTCCCGGCAAAAGAAAAGGTTCTTGTTTCGGTGGTGGTGGTCGTCAGGTGGTTGAGCTTGCCCGCTTGACTACGTAAGGACGGGTTTGTGAGTTGAAGCGGTGCATTGAGGGATTTCCACAACGATTGGAGCTGAGGAGGTTCATTTGTATATCCCTACGTTTCGTTTGCTACTGTGTTTTATCTAGGTTTCataaattgattgaatttatttcttaacCAGCTGTCTGTAGGCGCAAGTTGTGTGGTTGCATAAGGTATTGTTTTCTTCTGTGTCCACTAAGTGGGGTAGTACAACTTTATATTATGCAGGAAATTAGTATTTTCTTAACTGTGTGGTTGCATACGGTTTTGTATTGCACATCCACTTTTGTATCTTCAGTCAAACATGATTCAAAACTGCTAGTAATGTAGTCACCTTCACACAACTTCACCAACCTTTCTCTTCCTTGCCATCTACCCCTTTTGAGCTTTTTATGTTTCCTGAATTGATTAGGCTTAAAGGGTGATTCTTTGAGAGCAATTACTACTATGCTTTCTTGGTTTGATACTTTGGTTAAGCTTGTACTAAAGGGTGAGTGTTAGAAGGAACTAAAGTTTTGTTGCTATGTTTTTTGCCTTAGCTGGTTTGTGCTTTTATATGTGCAAAGTGTGTGGGTCTTTGAAGTGGTTTAGTTTTAGATCTGACCAGGTCACAATTATTAGTTCCACATATTTGATTCTTTATCATTTATGGTTCTATATCCAAACATTTGGCGGTTTCTCAGGTTATGTAATTGGTGAAGATTTTTGGCTTGGACAAAGGGCAAATAGATTATTTGTATTATATGATAGAACTTCAGTTCAACATATTCTATTTCACAGTGCAAGCCTTAGTTGGTCATTTACCACttcatataagcttcccttgtGATCCAAAGCTACACACTAAAATAGTGTGATCTGTGatcttttttaattacattgCTGCAAGCTTCTTCCGTGGTGCTCCCTGGACGTGACAGCGACTTCCAAGAAGAATCCTTAACGCACCTACTCCATGAACCAATGCATCCTTTTaaatgagagaaaaacaaaCGCTATCGGTGCTGCACTGCTTCTCGACGCTACTGCTCCAAGCAATTGGCAAGTGGCAATTGGCGGTCCTTTCTCCAAGCTAGCACCGTGTGCCTTCCTTTCACTCATCCAAGCCGTGACAACAGCAGCatgttgataacagttgaaaaactgttattttcatgcttaaaattgatactaaaagcaacctttatgcttagaaactagcttgaaatcatgcttttactcatattttcagaaataagagagctggacaggtttatgcttgatttcagtgtttttgtgcaggttttaagatgaatttggtgaaagaagtgaagaaggagagagatgaaattagaaaagacatcaaaaagtgcaaaaagagaagccgcaactgccgctcagtggcagtttaccgctgagcggcactcaggcagtcacgttggctccgctgaggggtgaaatggccgctgaggggagaaaacaaagtcacgcactcaccgctgagcggtattttaccgctgagcggcactttaatgggcttggacttgactttttgtaatttacgaatgatatataagctttagggtttcctagggttaggtatctttggcagaaacgaggcaaacactctctcttccacccctttgaaggaggatcttggatgctcaggctacctcttcacctttttagggtttattctttcattctttcattgtaattcatctaggttcaccatgaatatggtgaactaaaccttgtatgtttgttggggaatcaatgtaatcttttgaagctctcatatatggaatctgtttttacatcttttatttaagatctatgctttctttcatcattagttagggtttttcctctttgcttaatgcttgcattgtttaactcattcgatgcatgattattggttttgtcgatacgggcgcgtacggggaagtctagatccggggaatttctcccaatattttattggttgtcgttaagctcctgcacttatgaactgatcattaggaatgctaggaattgtatgaactcgtgattggggagaagccttctagaaaggtactttagagagtggcattaacaatgatgatttgaatgtgaattcctaaaatatatgagagtggataagatgaaattgacccccaacaacatattcatcaatatatttcattgaaagtgtgtgtcttttgttttagccattgatcaaattcatgcatacatgtttattttcgtttttgcaTATAAAACCTCAAATATTTCGTCCTAaatcttagttaatcaagaaatcacataactaaactaggccgtgagtcctttgggaagaacgatacttggtcttaccaagttttattacttgaacgattcggtcatacttgccgatttgaaaacaagtttgtgacatcatattttggtgttcataaatttgtccatcacatGTGCTGCCCCTTTTCCAAGATCATAGAATGCGAGAAGATATTGAATAAACGTGCACAAAAACCAAATGGAAAATGCAACGAGAATTCAGCAAAGATGATAAAAATCATTCCATTCCTTCCATTCAAAAACAACGTTTAGCCCCCAAGAAAAAGTTCCGAAATACAATAGTCTCTCCAAAACTCAAAAGACCGAGAGTGTAAAAAGTGTGTGGCAAGTGGCGGCTATAGCCCTTGGCCGTGTGTCCTCTCTTTAATAGGGGTGGGGTCCACACAATAAAACCCTAGGGTCCAAGTCACTAACCTCTAATTTTGGGTCTAATCTAGTTTAccaaaaattgacccaaaatgtaagagttgattcaaaaattctaaactactgaattacaatttaattaattctaaaatgtctgtgtggagagtcttgaatttaattgcattcttcctgatgtcccaaaatgtatctccaaaatttttcctgcaatcaatgatgaaaataattaactcagataattcaagttaattaaaataagaatttctattCAAATTaggcacaattagcaaaaacggaaaaataccggacatttaagcacaattccctgattaattctagcacaataaactatgtgaagtcaagaaaatattgactcatcagcaaccaaccctcatatccctatgtccaggcaatatgctattgggagaatttccccggatctagatttccccgtacgttcccataccGACAAAActaataatcatgacatcgaatgagttaaacaatgcatgctttgagcaaagaggaataaccctaactaatgatgaaagaaagcatgtatcccaaataagatgtttaaacacaaattccatatatgagagctttaAAAGATttcattgattccccaacaacaatacaaagtttagttcaccatattcatggtgaaactagatgaacaataatgaaagaatgaaagataaaaccctagaaagatgaataggtagccttagcatcaaagatcttcctccaaggggtggaaaagtgagtgtttgcttcgtactctggcaaagatacaaaccctaggaagtcctaaagcttatatactatttgaaatattacagaaaaatgggcctaagcccaaaagaccATCGCTCAATGGtaaaatgccgctcagcggtaccagcgcgtagtcaattctccactcagctgcactttcacccctcaccggagccaacgggtgttcctgagtgccgcttagcggtaaactagcgctgagcggtacttgcggcttctcttcttttgcactttttgagttcttttctgattccatctctatccttcttcacttctttcaccaaattcaccttaaaacctgcataaaacactgaaatcaagcataaacctatccAGCTCTCTTacttctaaaaatatgaacaaaatcatcattccaagctagtttctaagtgttaaaggttgcttttagtatcaattttaagcatgaaaataacattttttcaactgttatcacaaccccaaacttggaactttgtttgtcctcaagcaaacaagatgtaactcaatcttctaccaatcaatacaatggttcactccattcaaaaatcctcttttcaagataagtaagtacttcaattaagctcatgacaaagacttcaatcaagacatgcacatgctttagtgttcacaaaatcatctaatatccaacaaatgttatttttcatgaatgatcaatcaactaagcatggatgttcatgtgctcatggaatctttcctcactaggtaaagtatttcactcaaacacaagtgtataagaggtaatcactaaTTCACtatactatcacaatgtcacatgaattgactttgcctttcatttaaccataatcaaatacattcacaagcatgcatcatcacaaggacttttcaatggcttataatgtggctgggctaacaagaaaattggtttttctagatcacaaaacccttgagttaagagaatcatataaacacaatcattcttatctattcccaactttcttttgcattgagctttgctttttcttcttttctttctttattctttttctttcctttttcacaGATCtaagctcttagctcaatgctttcaatttccctttcataacttcccaatAACCCTAAACTGGAACATtcatcaataccacaaaatattttctacttaactcaaggtaaagcttttcacaaggggttttcaaatcatgttcaaggctaagggttcaaaggatagaacacatagtgctctcttttgtgggctaaacatgcatttggctaataaaagggttaccaacaaatggccttgatcatatgatgcaaacaagcaattgattcaatcatagaaaacctgggcaaaatcattcatgctttcaaagtaataacattcaatcacaaaaactctggagcccaaaacctcacatataagctcattcacattccactcACATATAAGAAATGGAGAAGTAAAATGTGCTTTCATTACTCATCCCATTGTAACAGCGTAAAAACTTGTTCAAGCATAGAAAAACTCTCCTCCCAAGAAACGTTCAAAGCAAAAGTCTCCCCCCCCAAGTTGGTGGCTGGACCCGAGGGCTTCTTCACGTCCCAAAACCAAAATGAAGGTGGCGGCTGCCCTTCTACGCCTTACTGTTGTCCGCGTGAAGCCCTCCTTTCCAACATGAAAAAAGAAGTGTTCCTCCTTCTACTTTGGGCCGTGTGCTCTCTTCATAATGAAGCTCCCAAGCTTGCTGGACGTGAAGCAAAAACTCCTTACATTTGTGGGTCGTAGCACCTCACATCTCTCCCCTATCCAATAATGAAGCACCCCTTTCTCATAAGCCCAAAGATTAAAATCACCATAGTGTCCTCCTTCTTGTGCACACTTCTtttgtggagagtcttgaattaaGTGACAGccctccaaatgtcccaaattattattcaacaatttccctacaattaataatgcaaataattagtcttagataattcaaattaattaaaataagaatttctggtcaaattaagcacaattagtaaaaataggaaaatactggacattcaagcacaattccctgattaaatctagcacaataagctaagtgaagtcaagaaaatattgactcatcaaaatagaccacacttagtcttttggactcctgggcaaaatcaagacgcaaatcaaggaatagttcaaaggacatcaAAGGAGTGACACAACGTCAacacacagaaaacaaagactcataAGGAAACAAACAGAATTACACAGTCGTCAAGGAATCTAGACAAGGAAAGGcagtagacaatatccaacataGAATCAAGgaaagcagatactcatgaaatcatccaagcattTCCAAGCATggcaaaataatcaatcagttcaagaggtgaatcaaaagcaacagaacctcacagatgcactattaatgtttctctcaagtgtctaaggtaaagaatttcaactcaatgcactcaagaaagcaagcaacaacagacttggcaagcctctaatatcaacactgaTAACTCTCAGGATTTGCATATTTTTCTAGATTAAAACTCTTTTCTTAAGGTTCTTTAGCTTTTAATTCTTTAGAAATAGAATAGATTAGTTTAAATAACTAGAAAtagcttttaaataaaaatttggttaattttctctttttaggcaaataaaataggtttttaagtaattagatttttttagaaaaatattttagaaaacaaagtaaaaatagtttttagaa contains:
- the LOC108319885 gene encoding tetrahydroberberine oxidase; the encoded protein is MSATSTEMKHLSSYFTFATAIALLFSFEPPSLDTPEKFVQCFYNYPHITNSISNVLYTQTNSSYSSVLNVTIQNLRFLNIVSKPQVIVTPVNVSHIQATIMCSQRHGLQIRTRSGGHDYEGLSYVAEVPFVIIDLINLREVTVDAENQTAWVQTGAHLGELYYRIYEKSKTLGFPAGVCYSVGTGGHISGGGYGFLMRKYGLAADNIVDAQIVDVNGNLLDRQAMGEDLFWAIRGGGGASFGVIVAWKIKLVPVPSTVTVFNVERTLEENATEIFQKWQVVASKLDDRIYIRVDMKKVPSREYGKKTIQVNFVSTFLGGVEELVPLMQKSLPELGLDRKDCTETSWIGSVVFLNSPWIITTTLEAPEVLLNRTQIYLGYFKAKSDYVRQPISVDGLRGLWRFLYDDEIEYSQVQFAPYGGRMYEISESELPFTHRSGYIFHMHYVTIWQTAGDEAAQRHMNWIRKLYKYMEPYVSNSPRAAYVNYRDLDIGVNNNGYTSYDQASIWGLKYFGNNFRRLATVKTKVDPYNFFRNEQSIPTVRRRNLNYLYI